One genomic window of Effusibacillus lacus includes the following:
- a CDS encoding adenine phosphoribosyltransferase — protein sequence MDLKNKIRVIPDFPEPGIRFKDITTLLQDGESFKYAIDKMAEFARNQNAEIVAGPEARGFVLAAPLAYAMGLGFVPIRKAGKLPGDTVSVSYELEYGKDMLEIHRDAIKPGQRVIIADDLLATGGTIKSTVRLVEELGGVVAGITFMIELSYLPGREKLNGYEVFSLVQY from the coding sequence ATGGATTTGAAGAACAAGATTCGCGTGATTCCCGATTTTCCGGAGCCGGGAATTCGGTTTAAGGATATTACCACACTTCTTCAAGATGGAGAATCTTTCAAATATGCCATCGACAAAATGGCGGAATTTGCCAGAAATCAGAATGCAGAGATTGTTGCAGGTCCTGAAGCCCGTGGATTTGTTCTGGCAGCTCCGCTTGCTTATGCCATGGGACTTGGTTTCGTTCCGATCCGCAAAGCCGGCAAACTGCCGGGAGATACTGTCAGCGTATCTTATGAACTGGAATATGGAAAGGACATGTTGGAGATTCACCGGGATGCCATCAAACCCGGCCAGCGTGTAATCATTGCCGATGATCTGCTGGCAACCGGCGGCACCATCAAATCGACTGTCCGGCTCGTGGAAGAGTTGGGCGGTGTAGTTGCGGGTATCACTTTCATGATTGAACTATCCTATTTGCCAGGCAGGGAGAAATTGAACGGATATGAAGTCTTCTCACTTGTCCAATACTGA
- the recJ gene encoding single-stranded-DNA-specific exonuclease RecJ — translation MKQEKRWLLMETDEQIVRQLAADLQIPPVIAGMLVRRGVTDREAAKRFLEPDKSHFYDPFLMKDMAKAVSRIRRAMVNNEHIMVYGDYDADGATSTSVMYLALKKLGAQVAYYIPDRFEEGYGLNGPALVQAKERGFQLVITVDNGISSVEEARIANELGLDLIVTDHHTPPEVLPDAYAILNPKQPGCPYPDKMLAGVGIAFKLAQALFGELPEEFLDLAAIGTIADLTPLIDENRLLARYGLERINKSPRVGIKALIEIAGLGGKEITAGHVGFAFGPRINAAGRLDSATFAVELLTADDWDRGMELARFLDERNRERQDISAQMFEEAVQEIELHPEWLDGRVLVIAREGWNAGVIGIVASRLVERYYRPTLMISLTEGMGKGSARSIHGFHLYDAMNGCRDLFEHFGGHKMAAGFSISGDRIEELRERLNQIAEAALSPDDLIPKIEIEADLDLLSLDFEFVERVSRLAPFGFGNPIPRFRLRGLGLDSCRTVGADGAHLQVQVSTGAAKLAGIAFRKGPEAELIRQWQRLDLVGELAINEWNGRRSLQIILEDWRPNEQQVFDCRHVQHKVSWLGEQAGAKDLSVVCFHEEVVSEVTRALAPYPWQEPHFHRVLLADGKGNLSQVALVGEEAKEAEERSASAGQRPETLLGDIVFYDLPQSMDQYRAVLQQLKGPFRLYLLHGSVDKQWIGRKTSCWLPDRKLFAGVYKMLQESPMTDSEIRQRLKPAYHEALDLILSVFVELGFAVRNGVAYHVNKGTNKRALEESELYQKRKHRIDSYVRVIAALIDSSSEQTVREVMRLVTANPEGANSDGFEEQDSRDSRFSGAGNSV, via the coding sequence ATGAAACAGGAAAAGCGTTGGCTCCTGATGGAGACAGACGAACAGATCGTGAGACAATTGGCTGCTGATTTGCAGATTCCCCCTGTAATTGCAGGCATGCTGGTCAGGCGGGGAGTGACCGATCGGGAAGCCGCGAAGAGGTTTCTCGAACCGGACAAGTCTCATTTTTATGACCCATTTCTTATGAAGGACATGGCAAAAGCGGTCTCCCGAATCCGGCGGGCTATGGTCAACAACGAACATATCATGGTCTACGGCGATTATGACGCCGATGGCGCCACTTCCACCAGCGTCATGTATCTGGCGCTGAAAAAGCTGGGCGCACAAGTCGCCTACTATATACCGGACCGCTTTGAAGAGGGATACGGGCTGAACGGCCCCGCTCTGGTCCAGGCGAAAGAACGGGGGTTTCAACTGGTCATCACTGTAGACAACGGGATATCATCGGTGGAGGAGGCGCGAATCGCCAATGAATTGGGCCTCGATCTGATTGTCACAGATCATCATACGCCACCGGAAGTGCTGCCGGACGCCTATGCGATCCTCAATCCGAAACAGCCAGGCTGTCCCTATCCGGACAAAATGTTGGCCGGTGTCGGTATCGCATTCAAATTGGCACAGGCATTGTTCGGAGAATTGCCGGAGGAATTTCTCGATTTGGCAGCCATCGGTACGATCGCGGACTTGACCCCGCTCATCGATGAGAATCGGCTCCTGGCCCGTTACGGTCTGGAACGGATCAACAAAAGTCCCCGCGTGGGAATCAAAGCCTTGATTGAGATCGCGGGGCTGGGGGGCAAAGAGATAACAGCCGGTCATGTAGGCTTTGCCTTCGGCCCGAGGATCAATGCGGCCGGCCGGCTGGATTCGGCTACCTTTGCGGTGGAATTGCTGACTGCGGACGACTGGGATCGGGGAATGGAATTGGCCCGGTTTCTGGATGAGCGGAACCGGGAACGACAAGACATAAGCGCGCAAATGTTTGAGGAAGCGGTGCAGGAAATCGAATTGCATCCGGAATGGCTGGATGGGCGGGTGCTCGTTATTGCCAGGGAAGGCTGGAATGCCGGTGTAATTGGCATCGTGGCTTCCCGCTTGGTAGAGCGTTACTATCGGCCCACGCTGATGATTTCTCTTACTGAAGGAATGGGGAAAGGGTCTGCCCGCAGCATTCATGGATTTCATTTGTATGATGCGATGAACGGGTGCCGGGACCTGTTTGAACACTTTGGCGGACACAAGATGGCTGCCGGATTTTCCATAAGTGGGGACAGGATCGAAGAACTGCGTGAACGTCTCAATCAGATTGCGGAAGCAGCGCTCTCTCCCGACGACCTGATCCCCAAGATCGAGATTGAAGCGGACCTGGATCTGCTTTCGTTGGACTTTGAATTTGTGGAAAGGGTGTCCCGCCTGGCCCCCTTCGGGTTTGGGAACCCGATCCCGCGGTTCCGTTTAAGAGGATTGGGTCTGGACAGTTGCCGCACGGTTGGCGCCGATGGTGCCCATCTGCAAGTTCAGGTGTCAACGGGGGCTGCCAAACTTGCGGGGATTGCCTTCCGCAAAGGACCGGAAGCGGAGTTGATCCGGCAATGGCAGAGGTTGGATCTGGTGGGGGAACTGGCCATCAATGAGTGGAACGGCCGCCGTAGTCTTCAGATAATATTGGAGGATTGGCGCCCCAACGAGCAGCAGGTATTTGATTGCCGCCACGTGCAGCATAAGGTCAGCTGGCTTGGGGAACAGGCAGGCGCCAAAGACCTGTCGGTTGTCTGCTTCCATGAAGAAGTTGTGTCTGAAGTGACCCGTGCACTGGCCCCCTACCCTTGGCAGGAACCTCACTTTCACCGTGTACTGCTCGCGGATGGGAAGGGAAATCTGTCGCAAGTTGCGCTTGTGGGTGAAGAAGCGAAGGAGGCGGAAGAACGGTCGGCTTCCGCTGGGCAAAGGCCGGAAACCTTGCTAGGAGATATAGTATTTTACGATCTCCCTCAGTCAATGGATCAATATAGAGCCGTTCTGCAGCAATTGAAGGGCCCTTTTCGGCTGTATCTTCTGCATGGTTCTGTGGACAAGCAATGGATAGGACGTAAAACGTCCTGCTGGCTGCCTGACCGGAAGCTCTTTGCCGGGGTTTACAAGATGCTGCAAGAAAGCCCTATGACCGATTCAGAAATCCGCCAACGATTGAAACCAGCCTACCATGAGGCCCTGGATTTGATTCTGTCCGTATTTGTCGAACTGGGGTTTGCAGTTCGGAACGGCGTGGCGTATCATGTGAATAAAGGGACGAATAAGAGAGCCCTGGAAGAATCCGAACTGTATCAGAAGCGCAAACACAGGATCGATTCCTATGTCCGTGTGATCGCGGCTTTGATCGATTCCTCCAGCGAACAGACAGTGCGTGAAGTAATGCGGTTGGTAACTGCCAACCCGGAAGGAGCTAACAGCGATGGATTTGAAGAACAAGATTCGCGTGATTCCCGATTTTCCGGAGCCGGGAATTCGGTTTAA
- a CDS encoding MATE family efflux transporter: GISNIVMYNAWALFSGIGHTVNYLVAQNYGANTMKQGVERTYIAFYLCALAGVLVFLIGWFTNDSILRLMGGSPELVGAGSDYLGIRFYAMVFSIFTFAFHGFFRGIEDTKTPMITSLIGNLAVILFTYTLTYGRWGFPELGLAGAGWAILIGEGISFLLSFYVYFIRLHTRYQTRAKVKLNLAESRLILRESSKLGFQEFALSISMFIFTMFVTRLGTHALAANEIALNVMGFGFMPAFAFATTATILVGQEIGKGERLAARRWGTDTALLGSFIMFVLGTVEFFFAEPIARIYTDDPQVYALTAFLLKISAYLQIFDGLLMIYSGGLRGIGDTSFLLWSSLLLSWFLFLPLSYLLTFVLDLKSVGAWVSLYMFIMVYGVTVMTRYYRVDWLSLQAKAAHEP, translated from the coding sequence CGGGATATCCAACATAGTGATGTACAATGCATGGGCCCTTTTTTCCGGGATCGGTCACACGGTGAATTATCTTGTGGCACAAAACTACGGTGCCAACACGATGAAACAAGGGGTTGAGAGAACCTATATCGCTTTCTATCTGTGTGCGTTGGCAGGTGTTCTCGTCTTTCTGATCGGTTGGTTCACCAACGATTCGATTCTCCGCCTTATGGGCGGGAGCCCGGAGTTGGTGGGGGCAGGATCGGATTATTTGGGAATCCGTTTTTATGCCATGGTCTTTTCGATCTTCACTTTTGCTTTTCATGGATTCTTTCGGGGGATTGAAGATACAAAGACACCAATGATTACTTCTCTGATCGGGAATCTGGCCGTGATTTTATTCACTTATACACTGACATACGGGCGCTGGGGATTTCCGGAGTTGGGGCTGGCGGGGGCCGGTTGGGCCATTTTGATCGGGGAAGGGATTTCCTTCCTGCTCAGTTTCTATGTGTACTTTATCAGACTGCATACACGGTATCAGACTCGTGCCAAGGTCAAACTCAACCTGGCAGAATCTCGCTTGATTCTGCGGGAGAGCTCCAAATTGGGGTTTCAGGAATTCGCTCTCAGCATTTCCATGTTCATCTTTACGATGTTTGTGACACGATTGGGAACGCACGCACTGGCTGCAAACGAGATTGCCCTGAATGTGATGGGCTTTGGGTTCATGCCGGCATTCGCGTTTGCCACAACTGCCACGATTCTGGTGGGACAGGAGATCGGCAAAGGGGAACGGCTGGCGGCGCGCAGATGGGGAACGGATACGGCGCTGCTGGGCAGCTTCATTATGTTTGTGCTCGGCACCGTCGAATTCTTCTTTGCCGAACCGATTGCCCGGATTTATACGGATGATCCGCAGGTCTATGCTCTCACCGCTTTCCTTCTCAAGATTTCCGCCTATCTCCAGATCTTTGACGGCCTGCTAATGATCTATTCAGGCGGTTTGAGGGGCATCGGAGATACATCTTTCCTGCTTTGGAGTTCCTTGCTTCTAAGTTGGTTCCTGTTCCTGCCGTTAAGTTATCTGCTCACATTTGTTCTGGATCTGAAGAGTGTTGGAGCTTGGGTGTCCCTGTACATGTTCATCATGGTCTACGGTGTCACTGTAATGACCCGTTATTACCGGGTGGATTGGTTGAGCCTGCAGGCCAAAGCCGCCCACGAGCCGTAA
- the secF gene encoding protein translocase subunit SecF — MKRFDIVRKRKWFFLVSVILSIAGIISMLVTGFNLGTDFKAGTRVQVQLGAGFNTSEVVRMFDELGLKGSHLTTAGNQGEVAVVRLADQITPEQEASIKKELKANFPNSQDPEIVSVNPEVAKEMTRKAFYALMAASIGIILYMAIRFEYRFAISGVISLLQVVLLVVSIFALFRIEIDLPFIAAILTIVGYSIHDTIVIFDRIREKMKFAKVKTKSELEDLVNDSLWETMNRSVNTILTVIFAAGA, encoded by the coding sequence ATGAAGCGATTTGATATTGTAAGGAAGCGCAAATGGTTTTTCCTTGTATCCGTGATTTTGTCGATAGCAGGTATTATATCCATGCTTGTGACGGGATTTAATCTGGGCACCGACTTTAAAGCCGGAACACGCGTACAGGTGCAGCTTGGAGCCGGTTTTAACACTTCCGAGGTTGTGCGGATGTTTGATGAGCTTGGTTTGAAGGGTTCTCATCTGACAACTGCCGGCAATCAGGGAGAAGTGGCCGTTGTCCGGTTGGCTGACCAGATTACCCCGGAGCAGGAAGCCTCCATCAAGAAGGAATTGAAAGCGAACTTCCCGAACTCGCAGGATCCGGAGATCGTGTCGGTCAACCCTGAAGTGGCCAAGGAAATGACGCGCAAAGCATTTTACGCATTGATGGCCGCCTCTATCGGGATTATCCTCTACATGGCGATCCGTTTTGAATACCGATTCGCAATCTCGGGAGTGATTTCCCTGCTGCAAGTGGTATTGCTGGTTGTGTCGATTTTCGCCTTATTCCGGATTGAAATCGATTTGCCGTTTATCGCTGCGATTCTGACCATTGTTGGATATAGCATCCACGATACAATTGTGATCTTTGACCGCATTCGCGAGAAAATGAAGTTTGCCAAGGTCAAGACCAAGAGTGAACTGGAAGATCTGGTCAACGATTCCCTCTGGGAAACGATGAACCGTTCCGTCAACACCATTTTGACCGTGATCTTCGCGGCAGGCGCCC
- the secD gene encoding protein translocase subunit SecD, giving the protein MKWSKLITLLLVLALFSGLAGTTTKRLWDGIPLGLDLQGGFDVLYEVQPAEKEQVTREGVLATMHALENRANALGAKEPNITIEGTNRIRVQLAGVANQDEAKRILGEPAKLEFRSPDDKEVLLTGADLKANARFQQDPQTGQIQVAVEFKDPKRLQEVTTKYLGQPMGIWLNGEQLSKPVIQSVLVDGKAVITGMGGPKEANELATLLNAGALPFPIKELSSMSVGATLGQAALQKTLYAAGIAFVLIFAFMLVFYRLPGLIANIALLMYIYLLIAVFNGMDIVLTLPGLAALVLGVGMAVDVNIIAYERMKDEFRNGKTLLSAVIMGQKRSMPTIIDANTTSLIAGAIMLWFGSGQVRGFAIAHIISVLATFLTAVLVSRWMLLLLVRSNLIRNPWWFGAQAKEGKTK; this is encoded by the coding sequence ATGAAGTGGAGTAAACTGATCACGCTCTTGCTGGTACTGGCATTATTTTCGGGACTTGCAGGAACGACAACCAAGAGACTGTGGGACGGAATTCCGCTGGGGCTTGACCTGCAAGGCGGATTCGACGTCTTATATGAAGTGCAGCCCGCCGAGAAAGAACAGGTGACACGGGAAGGCGTGCTTGCCACCATGCATGCGCTTGAGAACCGTGCAAACGCCTTGGGAGCCAAGGAACCGAACATTACCATTGAAGGAACCAACCGGATCCGGGTTCAGTTGGCCGGGGTTGCCAATCAGGATGAAGCAAAACGGATTCTTGGGGAACCGGCCAAGCTGGAATTCCGCTCCCCTGACGATAAGGAAGTGCTATTGACGGGTGCAGACCTGAAAGCGAACGCCCGCTTCCAGCAAGATCCGCAAACCGGGCAAATTCAGGTTGCGGTGGAGTTCAAGGATCCCAAGAGATTGCAGGAAGTAACCACCAAGTACTTGGGGCAGCCGATGGGAATCTGGCTCAACGGTGAGCAGTTGTCGAAACCGGTTATCCAAAGTGTCCTGGTTGACGGGAAAGCGGTTATCACCGGAATGGGCGGCCCGAAAGAGGCCAACGAACTGGCAACTCTGCTGAACGCCGGTGCGCTTCCGTTTCCGATCAAGGAATTGTCCTCGATGTCTGTCGGGGCAACTCTGGGACAAGCCGCTTTGCAGAAGACCCTGTATGCGGCAGGCATTGCATTTGTCCTGATCTTTGCGTTTATGCTGGTGTTCTATCGATTGCCCGGACTGATCGCCAATATCGCTCTTCTCATGTACATATATCTGTTGATTGCCGTGTTTAATGGAATGGATATTGTCCTGACCCTGCCGGGGCTTGCCGCTCTGGTACTCGGTGTGGGCATGGCTGTGGACGTGAATATTATCGCCTACGAACGAATGAAGGATGAGTTTCGCAATGGGAAGACACTGCTGTCTGCCGTGATTATGGGCCAGAAGCGTTCCATGCCCACCATTATTGACGCCAACACCACTTCCCTGATTGCAGGTGCCATCATGCTGTGGTTTGGATCCGGTCAGGTTCGCGGTTTTGCCATTGCCCACATCATTTCCGTCTTGGCGACTTTCTTGACTGCGGTGCTTGTGTCGCGCTGGATGCTGTTGCTTCTCGTTCGTTCGAACCTGATCCGCAATCCCTGGTGGTTCGGAGCCCAAGCAAAGGAGGGCAAAACGAAATGA
- a CDS encoding post-transcriptional regulator, whose protein sequence is MDDKELTAMIEELCHSKANEFRLLGFEVEGEDIWKCVSSRYKKEMPPLYQIVNDILSLKANKYMNWAMLEAYKG, encoded by the coding sequence TTGGATGACAAGGAACTGACAGCAATGATTGAGGAACTCTGCCACTCCAAGGCAAATGAGTTTCGCCTGCTTGGCTTTGAAGTGGAAGGCGAGGACATTTGGAAGTGCGTGTCCAGCCGGTACAAGAAAGAGATGCCGCCTCTTTACCAGATCGTCAACGACATCCTGTCACTGAAAGCAAACAAATATATGAATTGGGCGATGCTGGAAGCTTACAAGGGTTGA
- the spoVB gene encoding stage V sporulation protein B, which produces MSKQSFLHGAMVLVLASIVTKIIGMGMQIVLNRIVGPEGIGLFRMVFPMLMMILTLSTIGLPTAVSKVIAEAIAVGDRRKVKRVMVFTTVVVTVLSTAFTIGVLGTAAWLTNHLLTDSRTYYTVLAMTPTILVISWSSILRGYFQGIQNQTPPSVAWILETIVRATLTLLIVYYCMPDLVKASAGAMLGLLAGELTHLAYIAACYWRKYGLQRIPIPPMAPYVKPEPFRKTIWSLFEVAGPVTVAGIIGSFAYWLETLLIPRALLASGLTKEEATAAFGLYSGYAVSLLVLPTVFTYALSTTILPSISEAVALNQPKLVQRRLYQAFRFTAIMGLPSSVIFTLLATELSTAIYNTPAAGPILAVMAPVGFFIYLKTPLSSILQGMNRAGLAMFYSIVGSAIKLAVIYWLASKPGLGIMGVAWAVVISNVIVCCAYFLAVTGLIGFYVDLADTLKILVSTLVMSLIIMQAKAVTAGMGSSYTVIFGVSIGLLVYLMLLFLLRVLSLHTVNRIPYVGPVMAKALQWIPFVK; this is translated from the coding sequence ATGAGCAAACAATCTTTCCTCCATGGCGCTATGGTTCTTGTGCTGGCAAGCATTGTAACCAAGATCATAGGAATGGGGATGCAGATCGTCCTGAACCGGATTGTGGGACCGGAAGGAATCGGATTGTTCCGGATGGTATTCCCGATGCTGATGATGATTCTGACACTCTCCACCATCGGACTGCCCACCGCCGTTTCAAAAGTGATAGCGGAGGCGATTGCCGTCGGGGACCGCCGCAAAGTGAAAAGGGTAATGGTGTTCACCACCGTTGTGGTGACTGTCCTTTCCACAGCCTTTACGATCGGGGTTCTCGGAACGGCCGCATGGTTGACTAACCACCTGCTCACCGATTCCCGCACCTATTATACAGTGTTGGCCATGACGCCAACGATTCTGGTTATCTCCTGGTCGTCCATCCTGAGGGGATACTTTCAAGGCATTCAGAACCAAACTCCCCCTTCGGTGGCCTGGATACTGGAAACCATCGTCAGAGCCACCCTGACTCTTCTGATTGTGTATTATTGCATGCCCGATCTTGTGAAAGCTTCAGCGGGCGCCATGTTGGGACTTCTGGCGGGGGAATTGACTCACCTGGCGTATATTGCGGCATGCTATTGGCGGAAATATGGCCTGCAACGGATTCCGATACCTCCGATGGCTCCATATGTGAAACCGGAGCCCTTCCGCAAAACCATCTGGTCCCTGTTTGAGGTAGCCGGTCCTGTAACGGTGGCAGGAATTATCGGGTCGTTTGCCTACTGGCTGGAGACTCTGCTGATTCCCCGGGCGCTGCTTGCCTCAGGGTTGACCAAAGAGGAAGCGACTGCAGCCTTCGGCCTTTATTCCGGATATGCCGTATCCTTGTTAGTTCTGCCGACCGTTTTCACTTATGCATTGTCTACTACCATCCTTCCGTCCATCTCGGAAGCGGTTGCCCTGAACCAACCGAAACTGGTGCAGAGAAGGTTATACCAGGCATTCCGTTTTACAGCCATCATGGGGCTTCCTTCCTCTGTCATATTCACCCTGCTGGCGACTGAGTTATCAACCGCCATCTACAACACCCCCGCCGCTGGCCCCATTCTGGCAGTGATGGCACCGGTCGGATTTTTCATCTATTTGAAAACTCCCTTATCGAGCATTCTGCAGGGAATGAACCGGGCAGGACTCGCCATGTTCTACTCCATTGTGGGTTCGGCCATTAAACTGGCTGTAATCTACTGGCTGGCCTCCAAACCCGGGTTGGGGATCATGGGGGTTGCGTGGGCTGTTGTCATATCCAACGTGATTGTTTGCTGTGCTTACTTTCTGGCAGTGACAGGCTTGATCGGATTCTATGTAGATCTCGCGGACACGCTGAAAATCCTCGTCTCCACTCTGGTCATGTCCCTGATCATCATGCAGGCCAAAGCGGTCACAGCAGGGATGGGTTCCAGCTACACCGTGATTTTCGGTGTGTCCATCGGCTTGCTGGTGTACCTGATGCTGCTGTTTCTGCTCCGTGTGCTGTCACTGCACACGGTGAATCGGATTCCTTATGTGGGACCGGTGATGGCCAAGGCGCTTCAGTGGATTCCGTTTGTGAAGTGA
- a CDS encoding DUF421 domain-containing protein: MNMAHIGKLALTTVFVYVFVLVSLRLMGKREIGKLSVFDLVVSIMIAEVAAVSLDLEEPIWKGLIIVSILVSLQVLVAWISLKSRRFRELIEGRPTVLIRDGRIDDAEMRRTRYSLSDLLTQLREKDIAHVGDVEYAILETTGKLSVFPKEEALPVTKGDLQIETYPFKPPIALIVDGKPVTKNLEKINKDIGWLHEEIGHYGYKQIKEIFFCSMDHRGRLYIDEREEKRT, from the coding sequence ATGAACATGGCGCACATCGGCAAGCTGGCCCTGACAACCGTTTTTGTGTACGTGTTTGTACTGGTCTCCTTGCGTCTGATGGGAAAAAGGGAAATCGGCAAATTGTCGGTCTTTGACCTGGTGGTATCCATTATGATTGCGGAGGTGGCCGCCGTTTCCCTTGATCTGGAAGAACCGATCTGGAAAGGGTTGATTATTGTTTCCATCCTGGTTTCCCTGCAGGTTCTGGTTGCGTGGATATCGCTGAAAAGCCGCCGTTTCAGGGAATTGATTGAAGGCCGCCCCACGGTGTTGATTCGGGACGGCAGGATTGACGATGCGGAAATGAGGCGGACGCGCTATTCCTTGAGCGATTTGCTGACCCAATTGCGGGAAAAAGATATTGCCCATGTAGGGGATGTGGAGTATGCCATTCTGGAAACCACGGGGAAGCTTTCCGTTTTTCCGAAAGAGGAGGCCCTGCCTGTTACAAAAGGGGATCTGCAGATCGAAACCTATCCTTTCAAACCGCCCATCGCCCTGATCGTGGACGGGAAACCGGTGACCAAAAATCTGGAGAAAATCAACAAGGACATTGGATGGCTGCATGAAGAGATCGGACATTACGGATATAAGCAAATCAAGGAAATTTTCTTTTGCAGCATGGACCACAGGGGGAGACTGTATATCGATGAAAGGGAAGAAAAGAGGACATAG
- a CDS encoding TIGR04086 family membrane protein: protein MKGKSLSDMAPRLGGTPVLYGLIYAFAVAFSALLLVSIVLTWTSIPETKLPVMTYVINLAAVLTGSFAAARRTGEKGWYYGGLTGLFYSVAITILGLLIVSASFTLHNLVQITLLSAIGALGGVVGVNIRR from the coding sequence ATGAAGGGGAAATCACTTAGTGACATGGCTCCGCGACTGGGCGGAACGCCCGTGCTTTACGGACTGATCTATGCCTTTGCGGTTGCATTCAGCGCCCTTTTGCTCGTGTCGATTGTATTGACTTGGACATCCATTCCGGAAACCAAGCTGCCTGTAATGACTTATGTGATCAATCTGGCTGCCGTGTTGACCGGGTCTTTTGCAGCGGCGCGCAGAACGGGAGAGAAAGGTTGGTATTATGGCGGATTGACCGGCCTCTTCTACTCGGTGGCCATTACCATTCTAGGGCTGCTGATCGTATCCGCTTCTTTTACTCTGCACAACCTAGTGCAAATTACACTGTTATCGGCAATCGGAGCTTTGGGAGGCGTTGTAGGGGTCAATATCAGACGATGA
- the yajC gene encoding preprotein translocase subunit YajC: MQTLTQLLPFILMIAIFYFLLIRPQQKRAKERNAMLSALKKGDQVVTIGGMHGTITEIDEDTITLKVAENTRVKFERSAIGNVKKEAQTAAATE, encoded by the coding sequence GTGCAAACACTAACCCAATTGTTGCCTTTTATTCTGATGATTGCGATTTTCTATTTCCTGCTGATTCGCCCTCAGCAGAAGCGCGCCAAAGAGCGAAATGCCATGCTGTCCGCTTTGAAAAAAGGCGACCAGGTCGTCACCATTGGCGGCATGCACGGCACGATCACTGAGATTGACGAAGATACCATTACCCTCAAAGTTGCGGAGAATACCAGAGTCAAGTTTGAACGTTCCGCCATTGGAAATGTTAAGAAAGAGGCACAAACGGCCGCAGCAACCGAATAA
- a CDS encoding tRNA-ribosyltransferase family protein: protein FEGVIRGIDMFDCVLPTRIARNGTCMTSVGKIVIRNATYARDWEKLDPNCDCYTCRNYSRAYIRHLIKADEIFGLRLTSYHNLYFLVDLMRKIRLAIEENRLLEFKKEFYSQYGYDA, encoded by the coding sequence GTTTGAGGGTGTTATACGCGGAATCGACATGTTTGATTGCGTATTGCCGACGCGCATAGCACGAAACGGCACCTGTATGACATCGGTCGGAAAGATCGTAATCCGTAACGCAACCTATGCAAGGGATTGGGAGAAGCTGGATCCGAACTGTGATTGTTACACCTGCCGCAACTATTCCCGGGCCTATATCCGACACCTGATCAAAGCGGACGAGATTTTTGGCTTGCGTTTGACCAGTTACCACAATCTGTACTTCCTTGTCGATTTGATGCGAAAGATTCGGCTTGCCATAGAGGAGAATCGTCTGCTAGAATTCAAGAAGGAATTTTATTCCCAATATGGATACGATGCCTGA
- the tgt gene encoding tRNA guanosine(34) transglycosylase Tgt — translation MAVTYELLTTDKHTGARRGRLHTPHGTIETPVFMPVGTQATVKAMSPEELKEIGAQIILSNTYHLFLRPGHDLVKEAGGLHKFMNWDRAILTDSGGFQVFSLSDLRKITEEGVEFRSHLSGEKLFLSPEKAIEVENALGADIIMAFDECPPHPASREYLKDSLERTTRWAKRCKEAHRRPHDQALFGIVQGGMERDLRERSVSELLELDFPGYAVGGLSVGEPKPVMYEVLEFTAPLLPKEKPRYLMGVGSPDDL, via the coding sequence ATGGCTGTTACATACGAATTGCTGACAACAGACAAACACACGGGTGCGCGCAGGGGAAGGCTGCATACCCCGCATGGAACCATCGAAACTCCCGTGTTTATGCCCGTAGGAACTCAAGCTACCGTTAAAGCAATGAGCCCTGAAGAATTGAAGGAGATTGGGGCTCAAATCATTTTGTCCAATACCTACCACCTGTTCTTGCGGCCGGGGCATGACCTGGTGAAGGAAGCAGGAGGGCTGCATAAGTTTATGAACTGGGATCGGGCCATTCTGACCGACTCCGGTGGATTTCAGGTGTTTTCTTTGTCGGATCTTCGGAAGATTACGGAAGAAGGGGTGGAATTTCGTTCGCATCTGTCGGGAGAGAAACTGTTCCTTTCACCGGAGAAAGCCATCGAAGTGGAGAACGCCTTGGGGGCCGATATCATCATGGCCTTTGACGAATGTCCACCACATCCCGCTTCCAGGGAATATCTGAAGGATTCCCTTGAGAGAACCACCCGCTGGGCCAAGAGGTGTAAGGAAGCCCACAGACGCCCACACGACCAGGCCTTGTTCGGAATTGTCCAAGGGGGAATGGAGAGGGATCTGCGGGAACGAAGCGTTTCCGAATTGCTGGAGCTGGACTTCCCGGGATACGCTGTTGGAGGCTTGTCGGTAGGGGAACCAAAGCCCGTGATGTATGAGGTGCTGGAGTTTACTGCCCCTTTGCTTCCGAAAGAGAAACCCCGCTATCTGATGGGGGTCGGATCGCCGGACGATCT